The following DNA comes from Paraburkholderia sp. PGU19.
GCTTACGATCACCTCGACAGGATTCGGCGTGCCGAGCGGCAGCGGATGCCACGACGTCACGCGCGCCCAGAATCGATAGACCGAAATCGGAAACAGGATCGTGCCGAGCAGGTTCAGAACTTTCGCTAGCTCGACATTGGGCGATGCAAAAAGCGCAATCTCGATTCCGATGATCGCGAGCACCAGCGCCGCGACGATCCAGTGCAGCGCGATCGTGATGCGCGAAAAACCCAGACCGGTATCGCGCCATTGAAAGTGGTCCTGCGCGTGCGTGCCGTGCACTTCGTGTGTGGATGACATAGGCGAGTTCGACATTTTCATTCCCTATCGATTGCAGCAGTTCTCTAATGACTGGCGGCGCGCGACGAACCGATGCCCGTCTGTGCGCGAACGAATTGATCGTCGAATTGCTCGCGTTCATTCGCCGCCCTCGCGCCCTGATCGGTGACCGATCCGATCCATGTGAAGAAGAAGGCGATCGTCATCGAAATGATCGCGGGGTAGTCGTACGGGAAGATCGGGCTCGCGTGTCCGAGCACCTTGACCCACACGGCGGGAGACAGCACGACCAGACCCACTGCGCTCACGAGCCCCGCAATGCCGCCCATCAGCGCGCCGCGCGTCGTCAGGCCTTTCCAGTAGATCGCGAGCGTGAGGATCGGAAAATTGACCGACGCGGCCACGCTGAAGGTCAGCGCCACGAGGAACGCGACGTTCTGATCCTTGAACCCGATGCCGAGCACGATTGCCACGCACGCGATCGCAATCGATGCGATTCTCGACACACGCTTCTCCTTCGCGTGATCGGCGCGATTGCGCTTGATCACCATCGCGTACAGATCGTGCGAGATAGCCGATGTGCCTGCCATCGTGAGTCCCGCCACGACAGCGAGAATCGTTGCAAAGGCGACGGCAGACAGAAAGCCCAGCACGAGGTCTCCGCCCATCGCCTTCGCCAGATGCATGACGGGCATGTTGCCGCCGCCGATCAGCTTGCCGCCGATCACGCCGCCCTCGTAGAACGACGGATTGCGGCCCACGATCACAATTGCGGCTGTGCCGAGCACCATGACGATCAGAAAGAAGTACCCGATAAAGCCCGTCGCGACGAACACGGACTTGCGCGCCGCCTTTGCATCCGGCACCGTGAAGAAGCGCATCAGAATATGCGGCAGGCCCGACGTGCCGAACACCAGTCCCACCGAGAGTGACAGCATCGCAAACGGATCGGCGACGAGCTTGCTCGGCAGCATGATGCCGGCGCCGCTCTTATGCGTGGCGATCGCTTGCGCGAACATGTCGTCGATCGAAAAGCCGAACTTGCTCAACGCAAGAACTGCAAGCAGTGTCGCGCCGAACAGCATGAGTACGGCCTTGATGATCTGCACCCAGGTGGTCGCGACCATGCCGCCGAAGGTCACATACACCGCCATCAGCGCGCCGACCACGACGACGGCATAGTTGTATTGAAGCCCGAACAGCAACTGGATCAGTTGACCCGCGCCCACCATCTGCACGACGAGATAGAAGCAGACTACCGTCAGCGAGCCGAATGCCATCAGCGTGCGTATTCTCTGCTGGTCGAGTCTGAACGATGCGATGTCGGCGATCGTGACCTGCCCCAGATTTCTGATGCGCTCGGCAAACAGGAACATCAGCAACGGCCACGCGACGAAGAAACTCACCGCGTAGAGCATGCCGTCGTAGCCGTTGAAGAAGATCATGCTCGTCACGCCGAGCAGCGCCGCTGCCGACATATAGTCACCCGCCAGCGCGAGGCCGTTCTGAAAACCTGAGATGCCGCCGCCCGCGTTGTAGAAGTCCTTCATCGACTTCGTCTTCGACGCGGCCCAATACGTGATGCCGAGCGTCGCAACGACGAACGCGAGGAACATGACGATGGCCGTCGTGTTGAGCGGCTGCTTCTGTACTTTTTCGAGCACCTCCGCTGCTGCCATTGCGTCACAGGCGATGCAAGCGGCCAGCACGCCGCCGATGAGTTTGACGCATCGTTTCATTGCGCCTCTCCCGCCAGGACCTGAGCGGTCAACTCGTCGAACTCGCCGTTTGCGCGGCGAATATAGATGCCCGTCAGTATCCAGGTGCCGACGATCAGCGCGACGCCCAAAGGCCAGCCAATCGTCATGACACTACCGGGAAACAGCTTCAACGCGAGCACTTTCGGTGCGAAGCCTGCTATCAGCACGAAAGCGTAGTAAGGCAGCAAGGTGCCGAGGGTAAGCAATACGACGAGCCTGCGCCGCCGCGCGACGAGTCGTACGAACGCCGGCGACAACCGGACGTTGTGAAGTGCAGTCGTTTGGACCACGATGTCTCCTGTATTTCGTTTCGAAGTAGGCGTATTTCAGGGGCTGCCTGACACGCTCTTCTGTTTTCATCAACGATAGGAGCGACGATCGATCAAGTAAAATGATGATTGATGATGCGTAACATCATCGTGAGTGAAACGAAGTATTTCGCGCGCTGCCCTGCTGTCCATCTCTATTGACGCCGTGTATCAAGTGTTGTTAGCGGCGCTGTGTTTTTCCCGTCGACGCATGTCCGTAATCTGACGTCACTGGAGGAACATCATGGACATGCCAATGGCTTTTCCCGAACCGCAAGTCGAGCGCGCGCCGTTCCCTTTGCAGGGTCATCGCGGTTACGACCGCGTCTTCCGGCGCGACGCGCTCACGGTCGGGCTGATCCTGCCGCTCGAGACGCACGCCGCCTCGCCTCATCCGTCGATGGCCGACCATTTGCAGATGGCGCAACGTGCCGAACAGGCCGGTGTCGCCGCGTTATGGGCGCGCGATATCCCGTTCTACGATCCGCAATACGGCGATTCCGGGCAGATCTTCGAGCCGCTGATTTACATCGGGCATCTCGCCACTGCGACCGAGCGCATCACGCTCGGCACGACGGGCATCGTGCTGCCGATGCGCGAGCCGCTCATGCTCGCCAAGCAGATCAATTCGCTCGACAGGCTGACGGGCGGGCGCATCGTGATAGGGATGTCGTCGGGTGACCGGCCTTCTGAATATCCCGTGTTCGGTATCGACTTTGAAAGTCGGGGGAACGTTTTCGCGATGCGTATGGGGCTTATCGCAGCGTGAGCGAGCAGAACTTTCCGCGCTTTGAATCCGAGCGTTTCGGTCGGGGAGATGGCTCGCTGACCATGCTGCCGAAGCCTGTGTTCGGGCGGGTGCCGACTATCGCGGTTGGGCGCTCGCAGCAGACGCCTGGATGGATCGCTAGCAATATGGACGGGTATCTCGGGTTTGTGCCAGAACCTGCGCGTTTGCAATCGTTCGCCGATGAGTGGAGAGAAACGAATCGTCAGATGAACCCCGATGGCGATGCGAAGCCGCTCGCGTTTGGCGGGTTTTTGTACTTGCATCCACGGCGGGATTTTCCGTTCAAGCGGATCGGGGGCGGTTTTGCGATTGGTAGTCGCGCGTTGCGGGATTTTCTCGATCTGGCGCGGGAGCAGGGGGTGTCGCATGTTGCGCTGAACCCTCGAGTGACGCCGCGGGATTATCGGCAGATACTTGATGAATTGCATGAGGACGTGCTGCCGTATTTTGCGCCTAACGAGTAGTGCGGGTTGCTGGCGCTGGTTTGTTATGTTGATCGTTCGCGTGTGACGCCGTGTCTGGCTTGCCGGGCGCGGCTTTTTTGGCGTGGGTGTTGCCCTTTTTTGACTGCGTCGGCATGGTCGACCCGCGCGAATACATTACCCGTGCAATAGTCAGTTTCATTTGGTGTGCAGTGTCACGGGAGGTGTGGGTGGCTTTGTTTTGTGTGCTCCGCTGGCAGCCGGTGCAGCCTGCGCGGCGCGGGCGGTGCCGGGCGGTGTTTTGGCCTTTTTGTGATGGCATTCGCGTGACGGTTTGGTTTGCTTGTGTTTGCGCTGGCATCCGCGTTTCGTTAGCTCGCTTCAAGCGTCGCCCCTGTGCGGGGCGGCACCTACTTTTCTTTGCCGCCGCAAAGAA
Coding sequences within:
- a CDS encoding cation acetate symporter, which produces MKRCVKLIGGVLAACIACDAMAAAEVLEKVQKQPLNTTAIVMFLAFVVATLGITYWAASKTKSMKDFYNAGGGISGFQNGLALAGDYMSAAALLGVTSMIFFNGYDGMLYAVSFFVAWPLLMFLFAERIRNLGQVTIADIASFRLDQQRIRTLMAFGSLTVVCFYLVVQMVGAGQLIQLLFGLQYNYAVVVVGALMAVYVTFGGMVATTWVQIIKAVLMLFGATLLAVLALSKFGFSIDDMFAQAIATHKSGAGIMLPSKLVADPFAMLSLSVGLVFGTSGLPHILMRFFTVPDAKAARKSVFVATGFIGYFFLIVMVLGTAAIVIVGRNPSFYEGGVIGGKLIGGGNMPVMHLAKAMGGDLVLGFLSAVAFATILAVVAGLTMAGTSAISHDLYAMVIKRNRADHAKEKRVSRIASIAIACVAIVLGIGFKDQNVAFLVALTFSVAASVNFPILTLAIYWKGLTTRGALMGGIAGLVSAVGLVVLSPAVWVKVLGHASPIFPYDYPAIISMTIAFFFTWIGSVTDQGARAANEREQFDDQFVRAQTGIGSSRAASH
- a CDS encoding DUF485 domain-containing protein, whose amino-acid sequence is MVQTTALHNVRLSPAFVRLVARRRRLVVLLTLGTLLPYYAFVLIAGFAPKVLALKLFPGSVMTIGWPLGVALIVGTWILTGIYIRRANGEFDELTAQVLAGEAQ
- a CDS encoding cytochrome b/b6 domain-containing protein; the protein is MSSTHEVHGTHAQDHFQWRDTGLGFSRITIALHWIVAALVLAIIGIEIALFASPNVELAKVLNLLGTILFPISVYRFWARVTSWHPLPLGTPNPVEVIVSRSVATALALAMVLLPVAAWLAKSAAGQLVELPGGWIIPSPMHPDAQAAQVFDVLFKIGATPFVLGLALHIFGACKNHFVLKNDALKRMLGKRVEL